From the genome of Triticum aestivum cultivar Chinese Spring chromosome 3B, IWGSC CS RefSeq v2.1, whole genome shotgun sequence, one region includes:
- the LOC123068081 gene encoding uncharacterized protein, producing the protein MAVPVSSTRLVFCRKLAAAICVQLQIDRRSSGTTPRDLECMLCDETAEPKALPLSLLQEITGDFSDEQEIGRGGFAVVYQGKLENRTVAVKRMSNTYMYEKEFQREVQCLMIVKHKNVVRFLGYCADTQGSMEKYDGKFVMADVQQRLLCFEYLPKGSLHEYITDSSSGLQWRDRYRIIKGVCQGLHHLHQQNIVHLDLKPANILLDDNFVAKIADFGLSRCFDEMQSRVITVKIGGTGYLAPEFGNGEITYQFDIYSLGVIITEILTGKKGYHAVDNVVGSWSNVMEKSRRDVQLEQVRVCAEIGIECTNFNPANRPDMQYVINRLAETETIDRYIETGVITSHLAEHAPNELRPDTPNTAGEASSEMLNAKVHILNETMRSIWLSYQLLNPDIRRCLEYCSIFPRRCKLRRNQLVALWIAQGFVKTSCATEDMEDVAEGYIQELVSCSFLQPQHSWDKIGCFTIHDVVHGLLDKVARNCFRIENADCQGEEGWNGDVPRDVQHLFVEKYDTELITGKILGLENLCTLIVYGVEEDTIVEERVIESICKRLLKLRVLAIAFSQEHVAIKTKVCNKFSQLPNIGGLISLQTLGDFEVSNKQGYKIKQLRDLNKLRGCLCIKGLEDVRSKEEALEANLAAKERLTKLELRWHGSADRLFLKKDRCSPEVEAEVLEGLCPPLGLEKLEIWNYHGTRYPDWMVGKQNGGLQELVLWDWGQLGPAPQLVECFPHLHVLKLWNCSWYALPGNMEHLTSLRELVVSSCPNIRSLPTLPQSLEGLRLAYLDDDFIESCQTVGHPNWQKIEHEGNVGRRTVMCFAVKNTVCSTAREANE; encoded by the exons ATGGCTGTGCCCGTGTCGTCCACGCGTCTCGTTTTCTGCAGGAAACTCGCGGCGGCCATCTGCGTACAG CTGCAAATAGATCGTCGTTCTAGTGGTACTACACCAAGGGACCTGGAGTGCATGCTATGTGATGAAACGGCAGAGCCCAAGGCTCTGCCACTGTCGCTCCTTCAAGAAATCACAGGTGATTTCTCTGATGAGCAGGAAATTGGCAGAGGTGGATTTGCGGTGGTTTATCAG GGAAAGCTTGAGAACAGGACTGTGGCCGTGAAGAGGATGTCCAATACGTATATGTACGAGAAGGAGTTCCAGCGAGAAGTTCAATGTCTGATGATAGTGAAGCACAAAAATGTAGTACGGTTTCTGGGATATTGTGCTGACACGCAAGGGAGTATGGAGAAGTACGATGGAAAATTCGTCATGGCGGATGTACAACAAAGATTGCTTTGCTTCGAATATCTTCCTAAAGGGAGTCTGCATGAGTATATCACTG ATTCATCTAGCGGACTTCAGTGGAGGGACAGGTATCGTATTATTAAAGGAGTTTGTCAAGGGTTgcaccatcttcatcagcaaaatATTGTCCACTTAGATCTAAAGCCCGCGAATATATTGTTGGATGATAATTTTGTGGCAAAAATTGCTGATTTCGGTCTATCAAGGTGCTTTGATGAAATGCAAAGCCGGGTTATTACTGTGAAGATAGGTGGAAC GGGATATTTGGCACCAGAATTTGGTAACGGTGAAATCACGTACCAGTTTGATATCTACAGTCTTGGTGTAATAATCACAGAGATACTCACCGGGAAGAAGGGGTACCACGCCGTTGACAAT GTTGTTGGAAGTTGGAGTAACGTGATGGAGAAATCACGTAGAGATGTACAGCTGGAACAGGTTCGAGTATGTGCTGAGATAGGAATAGAGTGCACCAACTTCAACCCGGCAAACAGACCAGATATGCAATATGTAATCAATAGACTTGCTGAAACAGAAACTATCGACAGATATATCGAAACTGGTGTGATTACTTCACACCTA GCTGAACATGCTCCAAATGAACTTCGTCCAGATACGCCTAACACAGCAGGAGAGGCAAGCTCAGAG ATGTTGAATGCAAAGGTTCACATATTGAATGAGACGATGCGTTCTATTTGGCTGAGCTATCAACTGCTTAATCCAGATATCAGACGATGCTTAGAATACTGCAGTATTTTCCCTAGAAGATGCAAGTTGAGAAGGAATCAGTTAGTCGCTTTGTGGATAGCGCAAGGGTTTGTAAAGACCAGTTGTGCAACAGAGGACATGGAAGATGTGGCTGAGGGATACATTCAAGAGTTAGTGTCATGCTCATTTCTACAACCACAACATTCTTGGGATAAGATTGGTTGTTTCACAATTCATGATGTGGTGCATGGTTTATTAGACAAGGTCGCTCGAAATTGCTTCAGAATCGAAAATGCAGATTGCCagggagaagaaggatggaacggagaTGTCCCTCGAGATGTCCAGCATCTCTTTGTTGAGAAATATGATACAGAGTTGATTACCGGGAAGATCCTTGGATTGGAAAATTTGTGCACTCTCATTGTTTATGGTGTTGAAGAGGATACAATAGTTGAGGAAAGAGTGATTGAGAGTATATGCAAGAGGCTGCTGAAATTGCGGGTGCTTGCGATTGCTTTCAGCCAGGAACATGTTGCAATCAAGACCAAGGTATGCAACAAGTTCTCG CAACTTCCTAACATAGGCGGGTTGATATCACTCCAGACACTCGGAGACTTCGAAGTAAGCAACAAACAAGGGTACAAGATAAAACAGCTGAGGGATCTAAACAAGCTTCGTGGCTGCCTGTGCATCAAAGGCCTTGAAGATGTTAGAAGCAAGGAGGAAGCTCTTGAAGCCAATCTAGCTGCCAAGGAACGGCTCACGAAACTGGAACTGCGGTGGCATGGTAGTGCTGATAGGTTATTTTTGAAAAAGGATCGGTGCAGTCCAGAAGTTGAAGCAGAGGTACTTGAGGGCCTGTGCCCTCCCTTAGGACTTGAAAAACTGGAAATATGGAACTATCACGGTACGAGGTACCCAGATTGGATGGTGGGTAAGCAGAACGGTGGCCTGCAAGAACTTGTGTTGTGGGATTGGGGACAACTGGGGCCTGCTCCTCAGCTTGTTGAGTGTTTCCCACATCTTCATGTGCTAAAGCTTTGGAACTGCAGCTGGTACGCCTTACCAGGAAATATGGAGCACCTCACATCGCTCAGGGAACTGGTGGTTAGTTCATGCCCGAATATCCGTTCGCTTCCAACATTGCCCCAGTCTCTCGAGGGGCTTCGTCTAGCATACTTGGATGATGACTTCATAGAGTCCTGCCAAACAGTCGGACATCCAAACTGGCAAAAGATTGAGCAC GAAGGCAATGTAGGACGTAGGACAGTTATGTGTTTTGCGGTGAAAAATACAGTTTGTTCAACTGCAAGGGAAGCAAACGAGTAG